The sequence TGCAGCCTCCGTTGATTACAGGGGGTATGACTCCTCTTCCAGATGGCTTAGGCTTGATGGCAGTATAGATATCTTCAAACCCGTGAACGACCGGCTGGACGCGGGTATCGGCTACGGGCACCTTTTCATAAACGACGGGGCCAGCCCTTACCGCTTTGAAAGATACAGGTTCTTTCCTTACGATGATGTAAGAGGCAACCTCCGTTACAAGAACGGGCCTTTTAAGGCAGGGGTCTTTATTTCCTACAATGTTCCTGTTTTAACGCCGCGGGAAATAGACTATAATGCAACTATGGAGCTGCATTGTTTTGATGTTACGCTCCTTTACAGGGCAATGAGGGGTGAATTTTCCGTGGGGTTGAACCTGGTATCAAAATAAGGGAGGCTCAAATGAAGAAGGGGTTCTTTATCAGTTTTGAAGGCACCGAAGGCTGCGGAAAATCTACGCACGCGGCCCTGCTGCATTCCTATCTTAAAAGTCTAGGCAAAAAATCGGTCCTCACCCTTGAGCCAGGTTCCACAAAGATCGGCAAAGAGGTACGGAAGCTGCTGCTTTCTACGGAAGAGCCGCTGGCAAAGAACGCGGAGCTCTTTCTTTTTGCCTGCGACAGGTCACAGCATGTTGAGCAAGTGATAGCGCCGGCGCTCAACGACGGCGCCGTTGTTATCTGCGACAGGTTCACGGATTCAACCCTTGCCTACCAGATAGGAGGCCGCAAACTTCCCGAAGAACTGGTCAGATATGTCAATGCGGTCTCTTCCTGCGGCCTGATACCGGACCTGACATTTCTGCTTGATGTTTCTCCCATGGTGGGACTTCCGAGAGCCATCGGGGTGTCCAGTCTGGGCAAAGGTAAAGTGAAAAAGATAGACCGATTCGAAAAAGAAAAGATAGCCTTTCACGACGAGGTAAGGGCCTTTTACCTTGAAACGGCAAAGAACGA is a genomic window of Candidatus Margulisiibacteriota bacterium containing:
- the tmk gene encoding dTMP kinase, yielding MKKGFFISFEGTEGCGKSTHAALLHSYLKSLGKKSVLTLEPGSTKIGKEVRKLLLSTEEPLAKNAELFLFACDRSQHVEQVIAPALNDGAVVICDRFTDSTLAYQIGGRKLPEELVRYVNAVSSCGLIPDLTFLLDVSPMVGLPRAIGVSSLGKGKVKKIDRFEKEKIAFHDEVRAFYLETAKN